One genomic window of Nicotiana sylvestris chromosome 10, ASM39365v2, whole genome shotgun sequence includes the following:
- the LOC138880044 gene encoding uncharacterized protein produces MNTVSPELVNGIVYAENANEVWLDLEDRFNKVNGSRVYNLQREIATISQGTSSIYVYHSRLKSLWDEYGSLIPSLLVTAGTRDFIEHLEQQKLFQFLMGLNESYGAIKNQILLQSPSPSVSRAFAMLINKENQRKVCVSNSQISLANEMNESIVFMSTRGNRSKFKRLNDLYCEYCHFKGHSKDTCYKLHGYPPGYKGKR; encoded by the coding sequence ATGAATACTGTATCTCCAGAATTGGTAAATGGTATTGTGTATGCTGAAAATGCTAATGAGGTTTGGTTAGACCTTGAAGATCGATTCAACAAAGTCAATGGTTCTAGAGTCTATAATCTCCAACGAGAAATAGCTACAATCTCTCAAGGTACCTCTAGTATCTATGTTTATCACTCTAGGTTGAAGTCATTATGGGATGAATATGGTTCTCTTATACCCTCACTCTTAGTTACTGCTGGTACGAGAGATTTTATTGAACATCTAGAACAACAAAAGCTTTTTCAATTCTTAATGGGATTAAATGAATCATATGGAGCAATTAAAAATCAAATTCTGTTGCAATCTCCATCTCCTTCAGTCAGTCGTGCCTTTGCAATGTTAATAAATAAAGAGAATCAAAGGAAAGTCTGTGTGTCTAATTCTCAAATTAGTTTAGCAAATGAAATGAATGAATCCATAGTTTTCATGAGTACAAGAGGAAATCGGTCGAAGTTTAAAAGGCTAAATGACTTGTACTGTGAGTATTGCCACTTCAAAGGCCACTCAAAGGATACTTGTTACAAATTACATGGATATCCACCTGGATACAAAGGAAAAAGATAG